The genomic DNA tatcattgctcttttgttggttttaattgtttccattgtcctcatttgtgagtcactttggataaaagcttctgctaaatgactaaatgtaaatgtaaagtaggTAAACTTGCCATATGTGAAACTTTTAGCATATTTTCCAGCTAAAGGATTATGTTTATAGCGAAGAGATCACAAAAAAAGTAGGAATTTCCTCATAACTCACTGAGTGGAAACAGGAAAACCGTGACATCACCCTCTATGCCTAGTTATGCTTATTTGGTTTGCGCTGttcctgtttatatatatacagagtcATGATGTCCCTGCGACCTTTCACATAGATCTCCACTTTATTACTGGTCCCATGTATTACGACAGTGCTAAGTTTGAAGAGTTGAATAGTTAATCGCGTGCTGTTAtcataaacacatttattgtGACGATGTTCTTATCACCTGATGCTTTTTAGCTGTTTGAGTTGGTGTGTCACTTTGACCTCTGACTCATTTCAGCATAGCTCTTGTACCTCTTGGGTTGTTCAGTGTGTCTGTAATGATTTTGTGTTTGCTGACCTGGTTCTTTTTTTATATTCGTTTCAAAAAAAGGCATCTGATGGAGAGATTGAAGCTGAcatctgtttgttttcatttgcacGATCTCCTACAACCAGTCTAATCCTGCTGCCCTTCGTCAATGGTGTAGCACTGATAGCTAATTAATATTCCCCTCTACCTCGTACGCTCTTTATCAATGCGCATACATTAGTGATGCTTATGTAAAGAACTCTGTTTTTCCCCCCATTCAGTTTGTGATACTGGCCTTATGGCTTTAATCAGAATGATTTATTGCTCTATTAAAGGACTTTTAATTATTCAACACTCGCTAAAGAATGTCAGTTATGATTTGTGGTTTTGTTATGCTGTCAGTCTGTGCTGAAGAAAGAGGACATATAGCTTTTGTTTCTAAactcccattcaaaagtttataaTAATTCAAATCTTGTCATGTTTaagaaagaaatctcttatgcccaccaaggctgcatgcatttgatcaaaattcagtgaaaatgttacaaatgtttctaaaatattacaattacaaatatctattttctattttaatgtttaaaaaaaaaaattttaacagCAGCGATTACCACAGtgtcacgatccttcagaaatcattctaatattctgatttaacaTCAGTTTTTACCATAGGTTATTACTGACGCTCAATTATTTTAATAACGGTTCTTATTATCaaggttgaatttttttttctgctggcgAAAATTTGTGTGGAAAAAGTGAaagtatttttcaggattctttgctgaatataaaccttgaaagaaaagcatttatttgaataataaatcttattttgtcactttttattattatcattatttaaaaagttatttatttatttattttttgattttccTTATCCCAATCTGTGTTCTTCTTTCCATCATCCTCGTAAATGCACAACTCTGTATGTTTGACAGTTTCTCCTTCTCCTCCTTCGTCTCCTATAGTGATGGAGTCAGCCGTTAGTACATCCACTCAAGTGCCAGACGAGTTTGACCGTAATGTTCCACGGATCTGTGGTGTGTGTGGAGACAAAGCCACTGGCTTTCACTTTAATGCGATGACCTGCGAGGGCTGCAAAGGCTTtttcaggtacacacacactttctctcatcCAATTTGGTATTCACACAGTTACACCGATGTTCATTAAGAAACACATTAACACATATTATCTGTAACCAATGTGATACTGCCAGactatttttagtgtttttatgtgtgtgttcattaggCGCAGTATGAAGCGGAAGGCCAGTTTTACCTGTCCTTTTAATGGAAGCTGCACCATCACTAAAGATAACCGTCGCCACTGCCAGGCCTGCAGACTCAAGCGTTGCCTGGATATTGGCATGATGAAAGAGTGTGAGTTACTAGCCAGCATGACACATCTCAGAACACTGGTTACTGGGAGCCAAGATATACTTTGTTACATCacgttttaattataatttagatTTGATTTACTCTGCAGTCTCAAAAGCTTCCAAATGTCATTTTTGCAGTCTTGAAGGACTTTGCAGGAATCGTATGCTGTTTGTAAGGTTGTTCCAAACAAAAGCATGTAAGATGATCCGGTCACAAAAGGTCCCGAAAAGGCTGTTAGATAAGTGATACTTGGTATAAGGAAGTAGTTTCGCCATTTGTGAGCACATGAACCTAAGTGGCAGTCTTTTGCGAATCATATTGAAAGTGAAAGGTACTTCAGATTATGGATTTCACAATGATTGCTCTTGTGTTTTGATGAATCATCAGCAGAAAATAAAGCttttcgtttaaaaaacaaaaagaacaaaaaaagcatTGCATGCAGAGTCATAAAATTGCAATATTTGATGCAAATGTTTTACTAACCCCAACAATCTTAAAAGCAGTAAACCTGAATATTGCTTTaaccctaaaaataaaaaataagtattttttttaaataggctgaAAATGTATAATTAGTAATCCTTAGATTAGTGGGTGAAATGGAAGAGAAATATCCAGAAGATTTAGCGGTTTTAGAAAAAAGATATTGAGATAATGTGATTCAATTTTTTCAAGTATTTCTACAAGTAAAAATGGTCTGATGGAATTGTTCTCCCCCTTGTCATTTCTATGAGACTGAATTAAATTGAAGCTATTGATTAAACTCTATCAAACAATACTAAAGTAAATTATAATGAATTATGGTTGTAATATAACACTGGAGAGCAACATACGatatacatttctcattttttaatctgtattttacctgtaataaaattatattaaatgggCACAGTAATGATGCTCATCCGTCTTTTTCCTTCAGTTATACTGACAGATGAGGAAGTTCAGAGGAAAAAGGAGCTGATCCAGAGGAGGAAGGATGAGGAGGCGCAGAGGGAGGCGCAGAAGCCCCGGCTTTCAGAGGAGCAGCGCAGCATCATTGATTCGCTCGTGGATGCACATCACAAAACCTATGACGATTCCTACTCCGACTTCTCACGCTTCAGAGTAAAACATTCCTCTGATTTGTCTCtattctcttcctctcttctgtATGCCATTCTCTTAGTTTCAGCCAgtgttaaagtgcccctattatggatttttgaaaatgacctttcatgcagtgtgtaacataTAAGTGattgaaaacatcctgcaaagtttaaaatctgaaagtgcactgcATATAAAGttattgggccctattttaacgatttaaacgcaaagtgtaaagtgcacagcacaggtgcactcagggcgtgtccaaatccacttttgctattttaatgacggaaaaacggtccgtgggctggggcgcatttttggaatgggttgtccctattctctcaATGAGTAAAGGCCTAAAATTCAATAAACAaaccagagtgtcatctcccattccctttaagagcgagatgcgctcaCGCCTAGCGGATTGCTATTTACATGcaggaatttgttggcggaaaagctgaacgcttctcaagcgaagaaaccggtCTGCTCGTGCACGAAGTTAAAGcgcgcgagcagatcatctacaggacaagcaggaatccaccaaagctccgtgcgatgagtcagttaatatatatgtgtgtgtattggcactattgttcaattaattagccattttcattcatcattataagtagtaataggctgagttgcaaataggtagcctaattctaatacatgcaatgactatccatcattacattttaatatttatgtagcctacacaataatattattttacactctaaatccttttgtttttaatatttggcatgtttgtgtgatgcgcatctcTGTGTGTAATAAGCCAAGTCAACGCGtgctgtggacccgcccagaggcgcattttctaccaacgcgctctttaaataacaaaaaaatattgtgccattgactttagactttagaccaggtttgagttggtctatgacgcagtctattttcagcttctTAAGATAGcagtgcacctgaacacacctctctttttagaccagcacgcccataggcgcaaatgcatttgctaattaaatgactcggcgctggatgggaaaatgcgaatggcgccggactgaaactagcaaacacacttgcgctgtgccTTGTGTCGCATAgcaccgggtgtatgatagggcccattgtctctcaaaagaaagagttgattctgaatcattgaaacaattcaattttaaaatgattcccaagccattttattttgatgtcaacatgaaacattagcatattgcccacaaaatgcaaattcattctttgccactaggtgctgcTTTTGTAGTGTAAAAATAGCAGTTTCCCCAGTAACGATGTACACAAAgttctcacaaacactgctttatcaggcttcacattcacttcatatttcacttcacaagatgaagtaaaaaagaaaccaatcagaccaatcaccgcagattagcatcatgcaaaggaggggtttggaataATGAATTTTGACTGAATTGTTTGGGAGTCTTagagcaagtaaggtaaaaataaatgagtGCCTgacaacctgttgttggggactctccatagtacaaaaccaaaatatgtactttcattacccataatacaGGCACTTTAAGATGTTCTTGTACATTGATCCCAATGAGCTTTTGGACACTTCAGTGACGCATAATGTTGCTTGCATTCAGTTTTAAACCAAGAGGCATCTGTAAATAAATGAGTCTAGAGCTTTTCTCAAAACTGACAGTTCTCAACCAACTGGTGTGAAAATGATTTTAAGTgatcatacactactgttcaaatgtttgggtttgGATTTTTGTCTTTTACTGGTTTGAAAAAAtggtttgaaagaagtctcaaaagctcaccaaggctgtatttatttgattagaaatacagtaagaacagtaagattgtgataatattattacaatgaaaaatgactgttctaaatgtttgtatatgtttaatatataaaatgtgatttattcataTGATGTCTAAGcctaattttcagcagccattacttcagtcttcagtgtcgcatgacattcgcatgaaatactttttgggTCCACTTCATCTGTCTTTCTTAGGCATACTTTACAAATTTTGCTAATTATTTGCACATTAGCTAACACATGCTAATGTGTTCATATGTTTATGCGTGTTTTGTGTTGCAGCCTCCAGTTCGAGAGGGTCCAGTTACACGCAGTGCCAGCCGAGCCGCGTCTCTTCATTCACTATCAGATGCTTCCTCAGACTCCTTCAGCCATTCTCCAGGTGACACACACATGCGTATACATGCTGAActaatgcacacaaacactcGTTTGTACATAAATCACATGTAAGGTTTCTTCTGAGAAATGTTTTTCAGCTCAATGTGAGGCGCGGACaggcgtgtgtgtttgtgtgttagggGGTTGTATGTCTTAAATGCACAGCAGGCTCCATCCCATCTCACCATGCTTGACGTCACAGGAGAGCCTCTCTAATGACAAACAGACTATTCACATgcgtacccacacacacacacacggctcatCCTGGAAGCAGCAAGTTGTTTTTGTAGCTTTAAATATGATATGTACTATAAACTCTGTACTAGGGGTGGGTGGTATAACCATAATCTTACAGCGCACACTATGAGTAATTTTGTTctggattttttaaattaaattaattatattaaaaacaggtTCATTTTCTGACTGCTGCTTATTTAATTCATCTTGAAAAGTGTTGATTACAGCATTACATTAATGTCTACTCGCTTTGTatgaaaatgtgttgttttgcagtttttgtttgcttgttaggCAAAGTGTAAATAAAGTTTATTCTGCTATGTTGacagttttgtttattgttatgaAGGTGTTTGCAGAGTGCAGAACACTGTATGCTGACAGTCAGTGAGGTTGAGTTGAGCTGCCTGCTCAACCAGTCATATTTACCTGTGTAAACATTCACAGTGATTCTAGTGCAAGCTAAAGTGGACACAGTTGCTGAGccattgattcagatttttactTGGCTTACCAGCATTTCCACTGGCCCGccacaaaaataattaatttcattcAGTGCAAAGAATTATCACTTTTGTTTGCATCTGTTTGGATTTCACGTTTTGTTCttactttctctttctctctctgtagaGTCTGGAGATCGTAAGATGAATCTGAGCAGTCTGTTGATGATGTATCAGGAGCAGGGTTTGAGCTCCAGTCCAGACTCAAAGGAGGATGAGGGCACCAGTCTGTCCATGCTTCCTCACCTGGCTGACCTGGTTTCCTACAGCATTCAGAAGGTCATCGGCTTTGCCAAGATAATTCCTGGATTCAGGTACATTtttggtgtgcgtgtgtgtagaaCAACATATAAAACTACCAAATATTGCAATCACAAAgtttaaatgaaatgtataatcattgctgttaatagtgttcaacATCTGTTTGATTGCATGTAATTTGTAACTAACTGCATGATtcttactgtacatttctgccatagtcACCAGTAATAACttaatattttctgtaaagctgctttgtaaCAATTGGTAtcatgaaaagtgctatacaagtAAACTTTAATTGAATTGTGCGTGTCCAGCAAAATTTAAGAACTTTCTGTTCGtaaattcataaattaattttattcagaatatcTAGTGAAAGGAATTTAAAGAAATTCAGCAGTCACCAAAAGGAATTTGGTTTTTCAACAAAACTGAAGAAATTTTACAGCGCAAAAACAGCAGCAgaaatttcacaattttattttttagagctTTGATTAATACTGTAGTGTTTTGAATTTTGCCGTattgaattttactgtaaaacaccAGAAAGTATGTACCAGTTTTCAAAAGCtctataaaaacaatattttacataGTCAATAACTTGAGTAAATGAGAGCATTCTGTGAAATTATATGCATATGCTCCGTTCATCTGAATGGAGCACAACCACGGTGTAAGTGTATGCATTAGGGACGAGGtcttaaattaataattcacccaaaaatgaaaatttgctgttaatttacttcagaccatccaagatataggtgactttttttttctacagtagaacagtaaagattTTTTTAGCTGCAACcatggtccttggtgattcataaaatgcaagtgagTGGCAACTGCTGATTAAgactagggttttttttttcttccacttgATATGCTTTAGAGACAGAAAATATCTGTTCCACTTCATTACTGGgtgctttaataatataaaacagtATACATTATGGCAATACCGAATTACAGACAAATTTGGGTAAATTATGCCTTTAATTTCACAGGGCCtcaaataaagatttttgttagttttgagaAAGGATGTTCTCTTAATTCCTTTCATCCATTTTAGTGGTTTATTTGTGGAAATTTCCATCATTTTCTCAATAGGCTAATTTTGACATGCTATCATCTATTAAATTTCCTCAGGAACATAAAAATAGGTTTGACCTTATAGATTGTCAGTAACTCTCAGTACATGTTTCTTGCTTGCCTCTGTGCACTTCCATGTATTTCCCAGCTTCCTCAGAAAGTGTGTACATGCATATGCATTATGGACCGCATGTTGCTGTGGTGACCATAGGAGTGTCATGTTATCCGCGCTGAATGTACCCACCCACTCCTTCTACATCTGCCATTGACAGAATCCAGCATGAGCCAACATTTGAcgtgtgtttctgtttgtgtgtctCAGAGAGCTGACAGCTGAAGATCAGATTGCTTTGCTCAAGTCCAGTGCTATAGAAGTGATCATGCTCCGGTCCAACCAGTCTTTCAGTCTGGAGGACATGAGCTGGAGCTGTGGAGGACCCGAGTTTAAATACTGCGTCAATGATGTCACGAAAGGTACACGCAAACAGACATGCATTGTTTCATGCGTTGACATGCAGTGGTCGCACTTTTGGTATGGTTTACTAAAACATTTGTATTAATTGAAATAAGGCTGAAAGTAAAATTacaacttaaatgaaaattataaatgttgacttgggaactaactgaaataaaatatgtttgatgtattcaaaataataaaactaaaactgaaataaaataaaataaaataaaaagaaactaaatagaaatatttaaaaaagacaaaatcacaaagcaaaattactaaaacgaaactgaaaatct from Carassius carassius chromosome 17, fCarCar2.1, whole genome shotgun sequence includes the following:
- the vdrb gene encoding vitamin D3 receptor B isoform X1, with amino-acid sequence MQEDILKNFGIQGVSVSIDYHVMESAVSTSTQVPDEFDRNVPRICGVCGDKATGFHFNAMTCEGCKGFFRRSMKRKASFTCPFNGSCTITKDNRRHCQACRLKRCLDIGMMKEFILTDEEVQRKKELIQRRKDEEAQREAQKPRLSEEQRSIIDSLVDAHHKTYDDSYSDFSRFRPPVREGPVTRSASRAASLHSLSDASSDSFSHSPESGDRKMNLSSLLMMYQEQGLSSSPDSKEDEGTSLSMLPHLADLVSYSIQKVIGFAKIIPGFRELTAEDQIALLKSSAIEVIMLRSNQSFSLEDMSWSCGGPEFKYCVNDVTKAGHTLELLEPLVKFQVGLKKLNLHEEEHVLLMAICLLSPDRPGVQDHERVEALQDRISEILQAYIRAHHPGGRLLYAKMIQKLADLRSLNEEHSKQYRSLSFQPEHSMQLTPLVLEVFGGQVT
- the vdrb gene encoding vitamin D3 receptor B isoform X2, whose amino-acid sequence is MESAVSTSTQVPDEFDRNVPRICGVCGDKATGFHFNAMTCEGCKGFFRRSMKRKASFTCPFNGSCTITKDNRRHCQACRLKRCLDIGMMKEFILTDEEVQRKKELIQRRKDEEAQREAQKPRLSEEQRSIIDSLVDAHHKTYDDSYSDFSRFRPPVREGPVTRSASRAASLHSLSDASSDSFSHSPESGDRKMNLSSLLMMYQEQGLSSSPDSKEDEGTSLSMLPHLADLVSYSIQKVIGFAKIIPGFRELTAEDQIALLKSSAIEVIMLRSNQSFSLEDMSWSCGGPEFKYCVNDVTKAGHTLELLEPLVKFQVGLKKLNLHEEEHVLLMAICLLSPDRPGVQDHERVEALQDRISEILQAYIRAHHPGGRLLYAKMIQKLADLRSLNEEHSKQYRSLSFQPEHSMQLTPLVLEVFGGQVT